A stretch of Vibrio maritimus DNA encodes these proteins:
- a CDS encoding helicase-related protein encodes MTLPIDSIEQDVKQTLAHSHLIVEADTGSGKSTRLPLWAMEQGKVLVVEPRRIACTSLAEFLAGSLGEKVGEKIGYAIKLENRFTAESQVVFVTPGVALRWYAENELAEYSVVIVDEFHERRWDTDLLVALLKQKQSHRTIITSATIEGEKLARYFNAERLVASGRVYDVDIQHRRDDSRQLPDSRHLETRIKQEVIEQLGETSGDILVFLPGRKEIQQVRTALAPLCDTDDILVAPLHASVTDHERSLAMTIQDKRKVVLATNVAETSLTIPNIGLVIDSGLERRNVQRNGQTTLMLTHISKASASQRSGRAGRVMNGICVRLYGEHAALESVTPPELQRESIVEPMLASAVCGHELETLSFIDTIPDKSLASAKMQLKELGAIDDNGITEHGRNLAPLPVDAIYADLVTKMPTKALKEVMIDLTAAICTTGKLYQLTSNEEALERLDIEEPFGCDAQIMVGLLRGESFSGVSADQDALREAQGLSEQMRSVFELPSLEVASRYDRNEWVKQMINANPTLLFVRRERRREALGNGLIEVLLGRSCRLKSNAESALVLSTHSLPGRGVKQTMTLGTLLVPVELSLLRELSIGEWVAGEAVETEAGLVTTETLVYAGRTIAKRESEPQGEAALAVIANAIMSGQLLPGLAQELSTKMAHWKLYLELGLGQGQSYETGELSLWLQSRLAELGVESFDDLELIDANDFEFEGIPEWEYADFAAKYPLVIQLSGLTLTVEYFGKGKLVEVSHHSGSRKDDPKRKELPAWSGWRVKYRKASRVLDLR; translated from the coding sequence CAGGGTAAAGTCCTCGTCGTTGAGCCGCGTCGAATCGCTTGCACCTCTCTTGCCGAATTTTTAGCTGGATCTCTAGGAGAGAAAGTCGGAGAAAAAATAGGGTACGCCATCAAGCTAGAAAACCGTTTTACCGCGGAATCTCAGGTAGTATTCGTAACGCCTGGGGTGGCACTACGTTGGTACGCGGAGAACGAGTTAGCTGAATATTCGGTTGTTATCGTGGATGAGTTTCATGAGCGTCGCTGGGATACCGATTTATTGGTGGCATTACTCAAACAGAAGCAGTCACACCGAACCATTATTACCTCTGCGACAATCGAGGGTGAGAAGTTAGCGCGTTACTTCAATGCCGAGCGGCTGGTGGCAAGTGGTCGTGTTTATGACGTGGATATTCAACATCGACGCGATGACAGTCGACAGCTACCTGATAGTCGTCATCTAGAAACGCGAATTAAGCAAGAAGTGATAGAGCAACTTGGTGAAACATCGGGTGATATCTTGGTGTTTCTACCTGGCAGAAAAGAGATACAACAAGTTAGAACTGCATTGGCTCCTCTTTGTGACACTGACGACATTCTTGTTGCGCCGCTGCATGCCTCAGTGACGGATCATGAGCGGAGCTTAGCCATGACCATACAAGACAAGCGCAAAGTGGTACTGGCTACTAATGTTGCTGAGACGTCGCTGACCATTCCCAATATCGGGCTAGTGATTGATTCAGGGTTAGAGCGCCGTAATGTCCAGCGAAATGGTCAAACGACGCTCATGCTCACTCACATTTCAAAAGCGAGCGCGTCGCAGCGATCGGGCCGCGCAGGGCGCGTGATGAATGGTATTTGTGTACGTTTGTATGGAGAGCATGCAGCATTAGAGTCGGTAACACCACCGGAGTTGCAACGCGAGTCTATCGTGGAGCCAATGCTGGCTTCCGCGGTTTGTGGGCACGAGTTAGAGACCCTCAGTTTTATCGACACTATACCGGATAAGTCATTAGCCTCGGCAAAAATGCAGCTCAAAGAGTTAGGGGCGATTGATGATAATGGCATTACCGAGCATGGGCGAAATCTTGCTCCACTGCCAGTTGATGCTATCTATGCCGATCTTGTCACGAAGATGCCAACCAAGGCGCTGAAAGAGGTCATGATTGATTTGACCGCAGCAATCTGTACTACGGGCAAGCTTTATCAACTGACATCTAACGAAGAAGCACTTGAACGCTTGGATATCGAAGAGCCGTTTGGATGCGATGCGCAAATCATGGTTGGTTTACTGCGTGGCGAGAGCTTCTCTGGCGTCAGCGCAGATCAAGATGCTCTGCGCGAAGCGCAAGGTTTGTCCGAGCAAATGCGTTCGGTATTTGAGCTGCCAAGTCTAGAAGTCGCATCGCGATACGATCGAAACGAGTGGGTTAAGCAGATGATCAATGCCAATCCAACGTTGTTGTTTGTGCGTCGAGAGAGAAGACGCGAGGCGCTTGGTAATGGGTTGATTGAGGTCTTGTTGGGTCGCTCTTGTCGACTCAAGAGTAATGCAGAATCTGCGTTGGTGTTATCAACGCACTCCCTACCAGGGCGCGGTGTGAAACAGACGATGACCTTGGGAACCTTGCTAGTTCCGGTTGAACTCTCCTTGCTGCGTGAGCTTTCGATAGGTGAGTGGGTTGCTGGAGAGGCCGTTGAGACGGAAGCCGGCCTCGTTACCACTGAAACCTTAGTTTATGCAGGAAGAACAATTGCCAAACGAGAAAGTGAACCGCAGGGAGAAGCCGCACTTGCAGTTATTGCTAATGCGATAATGAGTGGTCAGCTATTGCCGGGGTTAGCACAAGAATTATCAACAAAAATGGCGCATTGGAAACTGTATCTTGAACTAGGATTGGGGCAAGGGCAGAGCTATGAGACTGGAGAACTGTCTCTATGGTTACAAAGTAGGCTTGCCGAACTTGGTGTTGAAAGCTTCGACGATCTTGAACTTATCGATGCGAATGACTTTGAGTTTGAAGGCATTCCTGAATGGGAGTATGCCGACTTCGCTGCTAAGTATCCACTTGTTATTCAATTGAGTGGTTTGACACTGACGGTTGAGTACTTCGGTAAAGGTAAACTAGTCGAAGTCAGTCATCATTCGGGATCAAGAAAAGATGACCCTAAACGCAAAGAGCTGCCTGCTTGGTCGGGATGGCGAGTGAAGTACCGAAAAGCTAGCAGAGTGCTAGACTTGAGGTAG